A window of the Natronomonas salina genome harbors these coding sequences:
- a CDS encoding pirin family protein, producing the protein MDESPSAQTQPRIYTAPRTDVSQNQGKFRIHLDFPGRAVPDHDDHGYGPLATVVESFMDPGTRIRMHQHRNEEIISWVPDGVMRHDDRQGNELVTDAEHLMVMNAGSGFWHAEETLADDPPLRMLQIFVRPHSLDLEPGIQYEPIPDPVANEWRHLFGPEGTDAPLSVRNDVHLYDCRLASGATTTLPSRSGWHTYLYVFEGAVDVGAERVGYTESALVMGDSDVPVTAIEDSTIVAFVIDPDAPITRQGTIGR; encoded by the coding sequence ATGGACGAATCGCCCTCGGCGCAGACGCAGCCTCGTATCTACACAGCACCGCGTACGGACGTCTCGCAGAACCAGGGGAAGTTCCGGATCCACCTCGACTTCCCCGGTCGAGCGGTCCCCGACCACGACGACCACGGCTACGGGCCGCTCGCGACCGTCGTCGAGTCGTTCATGGACCCAGGGACGCGCATCCGGATGCACCAGCACCGCAACGAGGAGATCATCTCGTGGGTCCCGGACGGGGTGATGCGTCACGACGACCGCCAGGGCAACGAACTCGTGACGGACGCCGAGCACCTGATGGTGATGAATGCCGGCAGCGGCTTCTGGCACGCCGAGGAGACGCTCGCCGACGACCCGCCGCTGCGGATGCTCCAGATCTTCGTCCGTCCGCACAGTCTCGACCTCGAACCGGGCATCCAGTACGAACCGATCCCCGACCCCGTTGCCAACGAGTGGCGGCACCTGTTCGGTCCCGAGGGGACCGACGCCCCGCTGTCGGTCCGCAACGACGTCCACCTCTACGACTGCCGACTCGCGTCCGGCGCCACGACCACGCTCCCGTCACGGTCGGGCTGGCACACGTATCTGTACGTCTTCGAGGGAGCGGTCGACGTCGGTGCGGAGCGCGTGGGGTACACCGAGAGCGCGCTCGTTATGGGAGACAGCGACGTACCCGTCACCGCAATCGAGGACTCGACCATCGTCGCGTTCGTCATCGACCCCGACGCCCCGATCACGCGACAGGGGACGATCGGTCGCTGA